A region of the Lucilia cuprina isolate Lc7/37 chromosome X, ASM2204524v1, whole genome shotgun sequence genome:
AAATAcactacacaagcggcttgacaaacgtatttttgtataccctacaccactatagtttgtgctgatgtttgtaacatacaaaaaaattggcccaatacccaccttaaagtataccgatcgattcagaatcattttttgagtcagACAtgtcgtccgtccgtctgtccggctggctggctgtccatgtaaactttgtgcgcaaggtacaggccgcaattttcaagataatttgatgaaatttggaccaagcatgttttttcattttattgaaaatggttgaaatcggtccattatttcacctagcccccatacaaccgtacctcccgatttgaactttttatgccataattacgtcaaatattctgctatctctttaaaaattggcagaaataagttttatataagtataaatgacgctgcCATAGCTGACCATAGAACCCCatcaaaccccccttcaaaaaatgacttaaacgtctaaaattgacttgtaaatatttgtatcgtaatgaaactcaacaaaactaactcttatttagaaatatatccttttcccaaattaaccgaagatcggtccatatttgacctatataaagcctcatttagaaattttagttttttatcaataaattgcttaaatattttggaattattggtaatattcaacataaaactttctttataaaaaataaaaatattaaaaaaagtaaattttaaaaatatactaatggTGTAGGGTCGGCcatgccgaccatataatactcaatatgtttgtgtaaaatcaaaatttttttatttttgtacaagcAAACCGCAAGCACTTGTACAAACACGAAACACGCTCCTACAAGTgcttgcacaaacgtaaaattCTAGCATGTATGTTTATCATGCCGCTTGTGTATTCTATTTGCCCttaagaaacaactttaaatagtttatattttattctaataaacatgcatttgcaaAGAAATCCTTgcatatcttttaatttttctaaaacaaattgttttcttttctctgtattttataattttacaataaatttggtatttacaaagttagaattttttaaataaatatcaacaaacaattttacatagtttatttaattttttaaaccacAATAGTACGGAAGGTATTTTaagtttgtgctgctaattgtaacgtccaaaatattggtccttaaagtattggttcagtatcaatttctgagtctgaCCATCTGTGTgtccaaataaaatttacatctgTATCTTTGCAAGTCCACAAAAACGTGAAAAAGTCGGAGTTTGTACGGCCAATATTTGTGTAGTGTATATTGGAATAAAccagtaggaaagtatagtcgggcatggccgatcatataataccctacaccatgattatatttttaaaatttactttttataaaatttttattttttataaagaaagttttatgttgaatattaccaataattccaaaatatttaagcaatttattgataaaaaactaaaatttctaaatgaggctttatataggtcaaatatggaccgatcttcggttaatttgggaaaaggatatatttctaaataacagttagttttgttgagtttcattgcgatacaaatagttacaagtcaattttagacgtttaaatcattttttgaagggaggtttgtatgggggctatggtcaaatataggccgatccttacgaaaatctgcagcgtcatttatacttatataaaacttatttgtgccaatttttaaagagatagcagaatatttgacgtaattatggcataaaaagttcaaatcgggaggtacggttgtatgggggctaggtgaaataatggaccgatttcaaccattttcaataaaatgaaaaaacatgcttggtccaaatttcatcaaattatcttgaaaattgcggcctgtaccttgcgcacaaagtttacatggacagccagccggacagacggacggacatgtctgactcaaaaaatgattctgaatcgatcggtatactttaaggtgggtattgggccaatatttttgtatgttacaaacatcagcacaaactatagtggtgtagggtatacaaaaatacgtttgtcaagccgcttgtgtagtgTATTTTGGCCTTTAGTCTTTATCAGAGTAGGCATTTTTTGCACtcgtgaatacaattttatttatttctttcgttttacaactcagtttaacgagatatatttttaatctcgagagatctatttttttaaactcttcattttttgcGTTCACCTAATGagcgatatttatatattttatttttttatttctctcacaagagatatcaaaatgagtagaatttgaataaaactcacATACCGAAAATGTGTGCACGAAAACCGGTTTAATGGCGgtggttaaaaaaataaatttagtaagaaggatgtacatatgtatgtgaaagatgGAGGTGTGTGCGGATAAAAAGGGTTTATggcgacaaacaaatgttttaaaaaataaaaatctttatttgcaaaacaaaaactagcatgttgttagaaatatactttataaacaaaacacttttcatattcaacatatatattttagttaactttgaaataatttttatattgtttttctgggaacttcaaaaaatttttttcacacaacttttagaacttgttcaatatagtttattgttaaataaaatattattattttatataaaaagaaaatctgtcttaaatttattaagagGATTTCCATTACATATATGATGCAATTATGatgttacattaaaaaaaatactaatattaaaaatttgttaaagcaattttatttacacgcaatattataatttttacaaaataaaaaaattaaaaaattcaaaatattattgacctgtaaatttttatgaaaaaaaaaacaaaataaattacatcaacaaatgtttttaatgcaaaaacctAATTAACACATCGTATGTCCAACTTCCTACttcaattataataacaattgCTATTTCTATTTGCACACGCGCACAATGAtcgtaaaaagccataaaatcataatgaaatttcttgaaatttgttttaaaaatttacgaacatctacaggcaaacataactctttaaagtttacacTCGCATATACATAATTGCACATGTATGTTTACACACTtacacataaaaaagttaattttcattttcttaagatttacaatattataaaactcatgaaatactcttttgtactcgtttcatgatataaatttattttccgctctttaaatttaaatatcactcgtgagatttatttttaagtcacgagaaaaaagataaattcacaagaaagtAAACCATTTATGGGTGCGGTGGGTGCGGTCGGTTCCATGCAAGGATTccttcatacaaaatttgacttataTATAGCTtttatttacagaaattttgtttaaaagtagcTGGTTGagggtatttaaatattattattactatttaatataaaagttatgAGTGAAAATTTCAGAGTACCTCCAAAAAAATCTCAGAAACTACGGAAGATAattcgattaatttttttaacacactaTTTTTTCGCTCAGAGatcaaatatgttaaaaatcattataatcATTATAAAACATGAGTGCTTAattaccctccaccagctacctttatattaatacttttctaattgttcaaatatttgtagaaataagtttccTCATgccttaaatagaaaaatcccaatatttaaatctattacaattccaagattaattgaacattacaaacgccatttactttatatttttatagcgcttagcgatatttagtatAGGGTAATTCCACAGACATTTCGACCATTTCAAATTTTCATCCCTATCGATTTAGTTAAACTCGAAACATGCATTCTTGTGGCGTATTAGATCTCTAACTCATTCAGTTTCGTTCGACTGGTCTTAGGTTACTcgtttttgacatttcattaaaattacacAAAGCCCTAACGCTAGGACCATATAGTGGAAAATGTCCTTTATCcttgaatttcttaaaaaaggatgttttgtttttcttaattttttatgacaaataggcaaaattatttttattgctgtCTAAAAATTTTAGTGTGGGATCTCAATGGGTTTGGAAgttatattagttttatttagctacatttacaatttgcatattttaacaaatttatggtCCAATAATTTAAGGTTTTATTCCCGAATGAAGTAAATTACCACAGACAATcaaattaatgttataaatatgatgGTTTGGTCATAGgtcaatataatatattttttacattgtaGAGAATCAAATTTACTTCATTTTggttttagacaatttttttctatcagCAGTTTTGGAGTTATAGTAACTTttcgtttatttaaaatatattttttatacttcgATATATTTTGAACTACAAACGTCATTAGGATAATTGTTCATTTAGCCTTTAATAAGGAAcataacattatttaattatacatttCGCCACGAGTTGATCTCttgttatgtaaatttttaaattaaattggagGCTATAATAATAAAtcgaaattaataaaacttagtGGAGATAATATTACTGATCAAAGATTTAAACCCACCATAATTTATTGATATCGAAGAAAGTTTTCACATAGTAAAATACATATGAAATAAACTTCATAGTGAAATGCAATATATAATACTGTGAAAAAACTTTcatgttgtatgtatatatgtatgttaaactCGGCGATGGTGATTCTTTAACCTAACGAGTTATGCGTATTAAGTTTCATTAATTTATCATTACAgcttctaatttaatttaaaaattcacattacAAGAGATCGCACTATGGGTCAGATAGCAACTCTGGCGCGAaaagtataattaaataattatattctgTTATTACTATTGGCTGTACATAAAGATATCACAATTACGTTTGTAGTTCAAAATGCATTGAGGTTAGAAAACATATCTTAAATGAACGGTTAATTACTATAACTCCAAAACTGCTGATAACACTGTAAGTATGACAAAAAGACAAAGAAAAACGCCAAAATACCTAAACTTAATTTTGGGTCGTAGAATCTAGTGGCATCCTCCGTTTTGAGAAGTTGGGTCAAAATCGGGAGATATTGcgttttaaagtataaaattttatgaggtgatattttatttttttaaattttcaaacaagtTTTCAGGCATAGACATACTATGTATAAATGCATTAGTGCTGTTAAAGTATTGAGTAGTGGGTATCGAGTATCGAGTATTTACCTTAATTTTTGGGTACTCAATACTAAAAGGTAACTACTCAATACTTTTGAGTTATATAAGTACAACATAATCTGTTTAAATTTACCTGCTATAGTATAAAAATGCAACTCTGCGAAATATACAACTCAGCTGATCTATTGGGATGATTTTGACGAAGAATCAAATGCAAATAAGAATAATATCAAAAAAGCATGTGCtgaattggaaaaatatataaatgagcCCACACTTGAAAGAAAAAAGTGCCCTTTGGAATGGtggaaaattaatgaaaataaatatccCTTTTTAGCTAAACTTGCTAACAAATATTTGGCCATTGTGGCAACGTCAGTCCCTAGTGAAAGAGTGTTTTCAAAAGCTGGTTAGATCCTGACCGAAAGGCGCAATTCactaaaaagtgaaaatgttgaaaaattattatttttacatttcaatGATTTCTAACAAACACAAAGCTTCTTCAATCCAATCTTTCTTATGGTGNNNNNNNNNNNNNNNNNNNNNNNNNNNNNNNNNNNNNNNNNNNNNNNNNNNNNNNNNNNNNNNNNNNNNNNNNNNNNNNNNNNNNNNNNNNNNNNNNNNNTTTCATACGTTGAAGGTAATGGGATGGTTTTTGGTCACCCATATCCATACCACTTAGTAATCGTTTTAGTTGATGCTCTGCAGATTCAGCGAATGATTTGATTATGCGATCTTTTAGAGTTTCATATTTACCAGATGTAGGTGGAGAAATAATTATGTCTTTAACCAAAAATAATACAGATTGGTCcaaattcattaccaaatattcAAATTTGGTAGTGTCTTGAGTTATTCCACACATACGGAAACTTGCTTCAACTTGAAGGAACCAAACCTCTGGTTCATCCTTCCAAAATGCAGGAAGTTTAGGAGTTTTTGCAGAAGAAATTTCTGGAGACACTGTCGGAGGTGGTGTAGGATTCGATTGTGGCATCTCTTGCGATGCGCTTCTTGATGGCAAGTCTTCAAAAACAGGCATGTTGATTGTTGCAATTATATTAACTTTTCTTACGGGGTCACCAATTATAAATGAAgacacatttatattttataaaaatttaaaaatatttatttgttaacagtcaaaattgcttataatgtgtttttaagttaaaaatcgaatgaaaattttatgaaaattttttacaatataaaaaaagaatatttgattaaaaatgcttttagaatttaaagtataaagtattaGGAGTGGTGCCTACAATTTATGATCCAATAAATTAAGGTTTTAATACCGAATGAAGTAAAAATTACCACATACCATcaaattaatgttataaatatgatggagaataatatataaaatcatgTCTAATATACTTGAAATATTGAACGTCATAGGTCAATATTATatctataccctacaccactatagtgggtattatacgtttgtgctgatgtttgtaactcacaaaaatattggcccaatacccaccttaaagtataccgatcgattcagaatcattttttgagacgattaagacatgtctgtccgtccattatttcacctagcccccatacaaccgtacctcccgatttgagctttttatgccattatactattatctctctaaaaattcgcacaaataagttaaataatagtataaatgacactgcagattttcgtaatgatcagCCCTTATTTCAccatagtccccatacaaaccccccttcaaaaattgtcttaaacttctaaaattgatttatatcGCATTAAAACCCAACAAAACagactgttatttaaaattatgccCTTTTCCTAAATTTAATGAGGCTCGGCCTATGTTTGACCTATATTCTTCATAAAgtctcatttaaaaaattaatttttatccataaattgtataaatacttCTGAggttatttttgattatttatatttaaaaaaactcacaCGCATAGAAGAGTAAAATACATTAAACCAGAGTccatttgaatttttatgaatttatatttagttgttATGCATTTTAGTGCTGCAACATTCTACTACTTTTCACTACTCGATACTACTCAATACTTTTCATTTGGGTACTCAATACTACTcgatactttttataccctaaatataaaatattaagttctcTTCAATTCCCTATATACGCGTAAATGTCCTGAACTATATATAATTTCTCAAACAAAATTCAGTACATTAACATGAATCGTTTGGGAGGTATTCCAAAAAAGTTGTCCTTTCCCATATAATGCCATACAACGAAATTAGGAACAACATTGTTTGAATTTACTCTACCACATTTGCTCCAAGACTTCATaaacaaactaataaaactatgaattttattaatgaaGATTAATCCAATCTCATagttggtgtagggtatcatatggtcggacatgcccgactataatttctcacttcttaaaatttaaaaacgtggtatttttctgtttattcgctttttattataaaaaataaataaattagaaaagttaacttttatttcaacgttaacgaattaaaaaaataNNNNNNNNNNNNNNNNNNNNNNNNNNNNNNNNNNNNNNNNNNNNNNNNNNNNNNNNNNNNNNNNNNNNNNNNNNNNNNNNNNNNNNNNNNNNNNNNNNNNACAATAAACAATGGACTGTCTCATTTGGATTAAGGGCAAGCATAAAAGAGGAACTTGGTTCATCTCCATCAGAAATGTTGTATGGAGAAATGGTACAACTTCCAGGGGAATTCTTTAAAACCTGTGATCAATTAGATCCTACATCCCATTTAGCAACAATTAGAGAAATAGTTACTAACCTTAAATCTACAGAAATCTCACATCATCAAAACAattcaactaagttttttgtttaccaAGATCTCAAGCAGTGTTCTCATGTTTGGGTACGACGAGATTGTTACTTAAAACCTCTACAACCTAAATATTCTGGACCGTTCCAAGTTTTGCAACGTAatcaaaaaacgtttaaaattttgattcaaaATAAACAGGAAACTGTATCAATAGACAGACTCAAGCCCGCATTTTTTGTAAATGACGCTTTGgaagcaaatattaaaaatactaaaaataagcAAGAGATGTTGAGAACTAGATCCGACAAAACTGTAAAGCTTCAAGAACGCTTCCGGGTCCATTGAGAGGGGGGTACTGTAGGCACCACTCCtaatactttatactttatattctaaaaacatttttaatcaaatattctttttttatattttaaaaaattttcataaaattttcattcgatttttaacttaaaaacacattataagcaattttgactgttaacaaataaatatttttaaatttttataaaatataaatgtgtcttcatttataaaattttattaaatatataaaaggcACATTTCCTACCTAAATTGTTAATGTAGCTAAATAAAAACTCTTATAACTTCCAAACCCATGAGATCCCACTGTGAAATGTTTACacagcaataacaataattttgcctatttgtcataaaaaattaagaaaaatccttttttaagaaattcaagAATAAAGGACATTTTCCACAACATTTTTCAGGACTTcatgtaattttaatgaaatgtcaaaaacgAGTCGAaaagctatatttcagtcaaatttggATTTATACagtaatttagtaacaagtaatgtgtgttaagtgattttctgaagggaaccttgtatgggaccgacAACATGTTATACAAaaccaatatttaaaaattatgtatctatatcattatttggcaatgaatattgtgaatctaagtgattttctgaagggacctagtatgagagctatgaccaaatatggacccatcgtataacaattttatagtgtaatttatgtatataagaccaatatttttgctaattgTGTGGATATCAATAGATATCATACATacatttggtaatgagttatgtgcctttaagtgtttCTCTGAAAGGGAccatgtatgggagctatgattaattatggaccgataggaaaaaagattttacattattatttctctgtatatgagcaaaacTTGTGACAAACTTTGTATGGATTTCTTAATTTAGTTATGAATtgagtgattttcggaaggagaccttgtatggaagctatgacaaAGTATGGAccgtaaaaaaattttgaaataacatttatgtgtacCATAGTATTTATGCCAATGAATAAAAAGATATtgcttttattcaaaaaataacatttattttcataaaaaaacaaaagaatgttAATTCATTGAATTTGTAATTATCATCaagaaaatacaaacatatacattgtacatatatattaaaaattcataaaataattataatataaaatctaataataaacagtatataaaaagtaaataaacatcTATATGAATGAACACAAAGTACATTATAaaccaatattatttaaataatgtaaataatataaaaagtaattataatatattaaatacttcCTTAATTTCCAAATCAATCTTTCGTTTTTTGTTCACACAAGCGTTTTTGAAATGacgattttttaagtttttaaaagcgGTTTTCATAACTTCGTCAAATGATTTTGGGCTGTTGTTTTTATCAAACAAGGACACGTGATAtgctatataaaaattaaaaaaataatttaattatttttattacgtaTGTTTAAGAGTTACtatctttaatctagtctataggctattctaaaGTGTGTTAAATAAGCTGATCTtcatctagactatagactagactatagactagactatagactagactatagactagactatagagtagactatagactagactatagagtagactatagagtagactatagaacatgTTGGACAAAGGAATAATTAGACCATCCAGCAGTAACTGGTCAAATCCCCTTCATATGGTAAAAAAACCTAAAGGTGAATGGCGTCCTTGTGGTGATTACAGAGCTCTAAACAGAATAACTGTTGCAGACGAATATCCTGTCCCATATTTAACGGATTTTCAAATGACTCTTCATGGATcggtaattttttcaaaattagatCTAATTAAAGCTTTTCATCAAATTCCAGTACACCCAGACGATATTCCGAAGACTGCAGTAATCACACCCATCGGGTTATTCGAGTTCCTGAGAATGCCCTTCGGGTTGTGCAATGCTGCTCAAACATTTCAGCGCTTCATTGACGGAGTTTGTAGAGGACTTGATTTCGTATTCATCTACATTGATGACGTTTGTGTTTTCTCAAAgagtatgaaattaaagtgaatCCCGCAAAatgcgtttttatacccttcaccttcgtgagaagggtatatataagtttaacattccttatagatagcggagtcgaggtacccagatatcggcgagatccgaatcttcaataattcagttagacacgctttcgagaagatcgctacttatcagcaaaatcggtctataaataacggagatatgagcaaaaattcgaggcaacctctgaaaatttcatcaaaaaagccacatttttttcatgctttgttaaaaaagcaacaacaacactgaattggataaagatgtacagtAATACAGTAATATgctggtaatacagctcatttTGTATGAggttggtaatacagtttgacgttggtattacagtacaacggttaatatttctttctgctacagtttatgttatgtgtgacatataaaaactattttttgaaacatacttgatgaagggtatataagattcggcacagccgaatatagaaatattacttgttggTGCTACAGAGATTGATTTCCTTGGACATCACATCACTTCAAATGGTATTTCCCCACTCCCAGAAAAAGTCAAGTGTATAAACGAATACCCTCTACCAAAAACCATTAAAGAATTAAGAAGATTTCTAGCTATGCTGAATTTTTACCGCAAATTCCTTCCTCATGGTGCTACTGCACAAGCTACGctcaataattttttgaaaggtTCAACAAAAAAGGATGACAACCGAGAAATACCCTGGACACAAGAATCCATAAATGCATTTAACAACTGCAAGAAAGCCGGTCTCACATGTGCTGACAATAAACAATGGACTGTCTCATTAAATACAGTTCTGTTTGGATTAAGGGCAAGCATAAAAGAGGAACTTGGTTCATCTCCATCAGAAATGTTGTATggagaaattctttaaaaccaGGGATCAATTAGATCCTACATCCCATCTTGCAACAATTAGAGAAATAGTTACTAGCCTTAAATCTGCAGAAATCTCACATCATCAAAACAattcaactaagttttttgtttactaaGATCTCAAGCAGTGTTCTCATGTTTGGGTACGACGAGATTGTTACTTAAAACCTCCACAACCTAAATATGCTGGACCGTTCCAAGTTTTGCAACGTAatcaaaaaacgtttaaaattttgattcaaaacaaaaaggaaactGTATCAATAGACAGACTCAAGCCCGCATTTTTTGTAAATGACGCTTTGgaagcaaatattaaaaatactaaaaataagcAAGATAAGTTGAGAACTAGATCCAAACTTCAAGAACGCCAGGAGCAAACAGACCATCACACTTAATTGCGTAAATCCAAAGGATTCAGACGGACTTTCTGTTGATTGCCCTGTCTCAGTGACAGGAGAAGCAAATCAATAGTTCGTTCCTAACATACCGCCCAATATGGAAAACAGACATCTGTTAGGGGTAGGGGCAGTTCTTAGTTTCGTGCTTGTCTCATGGCCCGTCTGACAAAGGGTGGCCCCTAGGAGGCAGCCAGCTCAAGCAAAACTGTCCCTGTCAGCATGGCCCTTTAGATTCATTGCACTTAAGACTTCACATCGCGACAAGATGAATACCCTTCGTGAATGGCACCTATTAAGGAAACACCAAATTTCGAATATTTTATTGATGAAAAAGTAAGAATAATTCAAAGCAACCAGTAAATCAAATTTCAACATATTCAGTTAAAGCAATTATAATTGAGAACGAAGCAGACCGCGATGAAGAGTTTTTAATGTTAAGAAATATTAAGTCAACGGGGATTATCCCCGCTATTGACAATGATATTGAGCAAATTGTTTGGTCATGTTCCAGCTGCGCTAAAATAAGAAATATCCCACCAAGAGTTCCA
Encoded here:
- the LOC124418518 gene encoding uncharacterized protein LOC124418518, with translation MPVFEDLPSRSASQEMPQSNPTPPPTVSPEISSAKTPKLPAFWKDEPEVWFLQVEASFRMCGITQDTTKFEYLVMNLDQSVLFLVKDIIISPPTSGKYETLKDRIIKSFAESAEHQLKRLLSGMDMGDQKPSHYLQR